In Miscanthus floridulus cultivar M001 chromosome 5, ASM1932011v1, whole genome shotgun sequence, one genomic interval encodes:
- the LOC136452745 gene encoding probable glutathione S-transferase GSTU6 has product MAAAGGGVGDGELRLLGKSSSSWVFRVRVALGLRGLSYEYIEEDLANKSDLLLRSNPVHKKVPVLIHGGRPVCESLVILQYVDEIWWGTTGPALLPSDPYDRATARFWAAFVDDKFFPAFSVLFRSRTDEQRAEALQNALLVVETLERAFRECSKGKAFFGGDAVGLVDITLGSHPIWMRAVDEMAGTNLLDGDKFPGLAAWAERFMAVDAVNRVVPDAGKLLEQYKASRAMPPPAADSS; this is encoded by the exons ATGGCAGCAGCTGGAGGCGGGGTAGGAGATGGCGAGCTGCGGCTGCTGGGCAAGTCGTCGAGCTCGTGGGTGTTCCGGGTGAGAGTGGCGCTAGGACTCAGGGGCCTGAGCTACGAGTACATCGAGGAGGACCTCGCCAACAAGAGCGACCTCCTGCTCCGGTCCAACCCGGTGCACAAGAAGGTGCcggtcctcatccacggcggccGCCCGGTGTGCGAGTCGCTCGTGATCCTGCAGTACGTCGACGAGATCTGGTGGGGAACCACCGGTCCCGCGCTCCTCCCGTCCGACCCCTACGACCGCGCCACGGCAAGGTTCTGGGCGGCCTTCGTCGACGACAAG TTTTTTCCGGCGTTTAGCGTGCTGTTCAGATCGAGGACGGACGAGCAGAGAGCGGAGGCGCTCCAGAACGCGCTCCTTGTGGTGGAGACGTTGGAGCGGGCGTTCAGGGAGTGCTCCAAGGGGAAGGCCTTCTTCGGCGGCGACGCCGTCGGGCTCGTCGACATCACGCTCGGGAGCCACCCGATCTGGATGAGAGCGGTGGACGAGATGGCAGGCACCAATCTTCTGGACGGGGACAAGTTCCCTGGCCTGGCGGCGTGGGCGGAGCGGTTCATGGCCGTGGACGCCGTGAACAGGGTGGTGCCGGACGCCGGGAAGCTTTTGGAGCAGTACAAGGCGTCTCGGGCTATGCCGCCGCCCGCCGCTGATTCTAGCTGA